The Amycolatopsis sp. NBC_01480 genome segment CCGCGACATCCTCGCCGTGCGGGAGTTCCGCGCGATCTGGCTGGCCGAGCTGCAGTCCGTGCTGGGCGACCAGCTCGCCCGGGTCGCGTTGTCCGTGCTGGTGTTCCAGCGGACGGAGTCGGCGGCCTGGCCCGCGCTGACGTACGCGCTCACCTACCTGCCGGACCTCATCGGCGGCCCGCTGCTGGGCGGGCTGGCCGACCGGTTCCCGCGCCGCGCCGTGATGGTCACGGCCGACCTGCTGCGCGCGCTCCTGGTCGCGGTGCTGGCGATCCCGGGCCTGCCGCTGCCGGTGCTCGCCGTGGTGCTCGTGGTGGTGCAGCTGGCGAACGCGCCGTTCTCCTCGGCCCAGGCGGCGGTGGTCCCGGTGCTGCTCGACGGGTCCCGGTACGTGCTCGGCCAGTCGCTGCTGAAGATGACCAACCAGATCGGCCAGCTCGCCGGGTTCGCGCTCGGCGGGGCGGTGATCGCACTGATCGGGCCGGGGCTGGGGCTGGCCGCCGACGCGGTGACGTTCGGCGTCTCGGCCGTGGTGCTGGCGCTCGGCGTGCGCTCCCGCCCAGCCGCGGACGTGCGCGCGGACCGCGTTTCGACCCTGCGCCGGCTCGCCGCCGGGGCGGGCACGATCTGGCGTGACCCGCGGCTGCGGGTGCTGGTGGGGCTCGCCTGGCTGGCGGGGTTCGTGATCGTGCCGGAAGGTCTGGCCGTGCCGTACGCGGCGGAGATCGGCGGCGGTGCGGCGACGGCGGGACTGCTGCTCGCGGCGCACCCGGCGGGCATCGTGCTCGGGGTCTTCGCGCTCGGCCGCTGGGTGCCGGACGCGGTGCGGCTGCGGCTGGTCGGCCCGCTCGCGGCGGGTGCCGTGGTGCCGTTGCTGGGGTACGCGTTCAAACCCGGTTTGGGGGTGACGGTGGTGCTGCTGCTGGTTTCCGGTGCCTGCGCCGCCTACCAGGTGACGGCCAGCACGACGTTCATGAGGCTGGTCCCGGACGCCGAGCGCGGCCAGGCGTTCGGGCTCGCCGGCTCGGGGCTGATCGCCGTCCAGGGGATCGGGCTGATCGCCGGCGGGGTGGTCGTGGCCCGCCTCGGGTCACCGTCGGTGACCATCGCGGTGATCGCCGCGGCGGGGGTGGTCACCGCGGTCCCGATCGCGCTCGTCTGGCGGCGGACGTACCGCAGCGTGACGAGCTGACCGGGAGCCGCGGCCCACGCGTCGTTTCACCAGTTCTGCCCGCGCATGTGCGCCACCCCCTCTCCCGGTCGGGCACGGTCGCCGATCACTGTAGGTGCATCAACCGACACCATCCGCACCCGGACAGCCGAGTGACAGCGAGTATCCAGGTAGCTACGGTGCTCTGGTGGCCGGGGGCGCACCTCTTGACGGAAACCCACGGACGGACCAGGACAGTCCGTACGAAGTTCACCATGCCAGGATCACCGGAGCAGGCCGCTGGGCACTATGGCGGTTACCGAACCGAGGCCTGATCGCCTTCATTCTGGTCGCCGACGCGGCCGCACTGGCCGGGGCGGTCTGGACCACTTGGGTGAACCAACCCGGCCGGGTGGACCTGTTCCCCGCGTTGGCGCTGATCGGCTGCGTGCTGTTGCACACCGAGCTTTCCCGTCCGGTGGAGCAGCTGCGCGAGCGGTTCGCGGGCACCCCGCACATCAGCCTTGACACTGTGTGGACCTTCGCCGCGGTGCTGTTACTCCATCCGGCACTGGCGGCACTGGTCATCACGATCTCGTTCCTGTACCGCTGGCTCCGCGGCCGGCCCGCCCCGTTGTTCCGGCGCGTGTTCTCGGCCGCGGCCACCGTGCTGTCCGGTTACGCCGCGGCGGCGGTACTCGTCCTGCTGACCACGGTGCCGTTCGCCTCGGCGGCGCGCGACGTGGCCGAGTTCGGCGCGATCGTGGCGGCCGGACTGGTTTTCCTGGTGGTCAACACGGCGCTGATGACGGTGGCCGTCTACTTCGGCACCCCGCACGAACGCGTGCGCGACGCCCTCGCCGGCCCGGAGGAGTACGGGCTCGAGGCCGCGACGATCGGGCTGGGCGTGCTGCTCGCGTGGGCGCTGGCGGACTGGCCGATCGCGCTGCTGCTGGTCATCGGGATCACCTTGACGCTGCACCGGAACGTGCTCATCCGCCAGCTGCGCCGACAGGCCCGCAGCGACGCGAAAACCGGCCTGCTGAACGTCGCCGCCTGGCGCGCGGCCGCGACCGAGGAGCTGGTGCGCGCCAAGCGATCCGGGCGCACCACCAGCGTGCTGATGCTGGACCTGGACCGCTTCAAGCTGGTCAACGACCGGCACGGGCACCTGGTCGGCGACCGTTACCTGCTGGCAGTCGCGGACACCCTGCGCACCGAGGTCCGCGCGGGCGACCTCACCGGGCGGTTCGGCGGCGAGGAGTTCGTGGTCCTGCTGCCGGCGACCGCGCCGGTGCACGCGCACGCGATCGCCGAGCGCATCCGCAGCCACATCGCCGCGCAGACCGGCGGACTGCCGGAGCCGATCACCGTCTCGATCGGGCTCGCCGCGGCCCCGCCGGCGGCCATGGCGGACGTCGACGCCCTGCTCGAAGCCGCCGACAGCGCCCTGTACGAGGCCAAACACGCGGGCCGCAACCGGACTGCGGGACACCAGTTGGCCGGATGACCACGAAGCAGGCCGGACCCGGGTAGTCTCCCGACCCTACGGAAGGGGGACGCGGTGGCGGACGAACCGGCGATGGGCCTGTACGGGCTGACGAAGCGCTTCGGGACCACGCTCGCGGTGGACGACGTACGGCTGGAAGTGCCGAAGGGGTCGTTTTTCGGGCTGGTGGGGCCGAACGGCGCGGGCAAGACGACCTCGCTGTCGATGGCGGTCGGGCTGCTGCGCCCGGACGCCGGACAGGCGCACGTGTTCGGCGTCGACGTGTGGCGGGAGCCGGAGCGGGCCAAGGCGCTGATCGGCGTGCTGCCCGACGGACTGTCCATTCCGGAGCGGCTGACCGGGCGGGAACTGCTGACGTACATGGGACTCCTGCGCGGGCTCGCCCCGGAAACGGTGGCGGAGCGGGCACAGGAGCTGCTCGGCGTGCTGGAGCTGGTGGAGGCCGAGCGAACGCTGGTCATCGACTACTCCGCGGGCATGCGCAAGAAGATCGGCCTCGCCATGGCGCTGCTGCACGGCCCGCGCCTGCTGGTCCTCGACGAGCCGTTCGAGGCCGTCGACCCGGTTTCCGCCTCGACCATCCGCACCATCCTGCAGCGGTTCGTCGGCTCGGGCGGCGCGGTGGTGCTGTCCAGCCACGTGATGGCGCTGGTCGAACAGCTCTGCAGCCACGTCGCGGTGATCACGCGCGGCCGGGTGGTGGCCTCGGGCGCCGTCGACGAGGTGCGCGGCGAGGGCAGCCTGGAGGACGCGTTCGTGCACATCGTGGGCGGGCGCACCGGTGGAGCGGAAGGACTGTCGTGGTTGGCGTCCTCGTCCGACTGAAGCTGCGCGTCCTGCGCAATTCCCTGCGGGGCCGCCAGGTCGCCGGCATGCTCGTCGGCGGGGTGTTCGGCCTGCTCGGCGCCGCGGGCACGCTCGCGCTGGCGATCGTGCCGATCCACGGGCCGCAGGTCACGGTCGACCTGCTGACGTCGGTGTACGCGGTGTGG includes the following:
- a CDS encoding GGDEF domain-containing protein, with amino-acid sequence MNQPGRVDLFPALALIGCVLLHTELSRPVEQLRERFAGTPHISLDTVWTFAAVLLLHPALAALVITISFLYRWLRGRPAPLFRRVFSAAATVLSGYAAAAVLVLLTTVPFASAARDVAEFGAIVAAGLVFLVVNTALMTVAVYFGTPHERVRDALAGPEEYGLEAATIGLGVLLAWALADWPIALLLVIGITLTLHRNVLIRQLRRQARSDAKTGLLNVAAWRAAATEELVRAKRSGRTTSVLMLDLDRFKLVNDRHGHLVGDRYLLAVADTLRTEVRAGDLTGRFGGEEFVVLLPATAPVHAHAIAERIRSHIAAQTGGLPEPITVSIGLAAAPPAAMADVDALLEAADSALYEAKHAGRNRTAGHQLAG
- a CDS encoding MFS transporter yields the protein MGDRDGSTARFRDILAVREFRAIWLAELQSVLGDQLARVALSVLVFQRTESAAWPALTYALTYLPDLIGGPLLGGLADRFPRRAVMVTADLLRALLVAVLAIPGLPLPVLAVVLVVVQLANAPFSSAQAAVVPVLLDGSRYVLGQSLLKMTNQIGQLAGFALGGAVIALIGPGLGLAADAVTFGVSAVVLALGVRSRPAADVRADRVSTLRRLAAGAGTIWRDPRLRVLVGLAWLAGFVIVPEGLAVPYAAEIGGGAATAGLLLAAHPAGIVLGVFALGRWVPDAVRLRLVGPLAAGAVVPLLGYAFKPGLGVTVVLLLVSGACAAYQVTASTTFMRLVPDAERGQAFGLAGSGLIAVQGIGLIAGGVVVARLGSPSVTIAVIAAAGVVTAVPIALVWRRTYRSVTS
- a CDS encoding ABC transporter ATP-binding protein, whose amino-acid sequence is MADEPAMGLYGLTKRFGTTLAVDDVRLEVPKGSFFGLVGPNGAGKTTSLSMAVGLLRPDAGQAHVFGVDVWREPERAKALIGVLPDGLSIPERLTGRELLTYMGLLRGLAPETVAERAQELLGVLELVEAERTLVIDYSAGMRKKIGLAMALLHGPRLLVLDEPFEAVDPVSASTIRTILQRFVGSGGAVVLSSHVMALVEQLCSHVAVITRGRVVASGAVDEVRGEGSLEDAFVHIVGGRTGGAEGLSWLASSSD